The genomic DNA aatcatctaacttgattttggctcaggttatgatctcaggctcttcagatcaagccccgcactagggtccacactcagtggggagtctgctagagactctttccctttgcccctctccccactggaactctccctctctttctctcaaaataaatctttaaacaaattaaGTAAAAAGATCCTGGTCACATATTGATTCAATTGAAGCGGggagaaatttgtattttttttatgcaGTTCTCTTTAATCATTGTAATCAACTTGTCACAAAATTTCTTGGTCTTATGCAAACAAAGCTAACTTGATTTGATAATTATagatgaattataaaaatatttcaaagttctcTATAGAAACCCATTCTTAATTTTTCTAGATATAGCTTTCTAGATTCATAAATATCAGAAGGTCTGCATGATTGTCTTCACCAGCACTCTAGTCATTGTCTCTTTCCCTATGGGAGTTCTTACCTACTTCCTAAAACTGATTGTTTAAGGATGCACTGATTATTTCTGATATTGCTTTTGCCTTTCCAATACTCtcgtcttttcttttccttttaatctgtGGCTCAGTAGAAGTATTAGGCTTCTGGTTTCTGAAGAGGCCTTTGTTCTAGGGACTGTCTTCCTTAAAATGTTTCCTGTAGAAGTTTCCAATTCTCTTCCTATTTTAAAGTTTGTCCCTGGTGTTATAGGCCTCAGATCCTTTGCAGCACTGAAAATTTCTGAACACCAAGTCTACTGAATAATCCCACCCTCCTAAATTGAGTTTACCACCTGTGCCCACTTGTTCTGACTTCTGTAGACTTCTATGTGAGTCATCTCTTTCACAGTCCCTTTGAGATGGTAATATTGATGACAATATTTCTCAAACAGTTCATGACAATAGACTTATTTATACTGATTATTTTCCTCAGTGATTAATCAGTGAAACAAATAGATAGTTGTTGTcaagagagaaaatctgaactggcccaaattggaaagaaatacCCAAAGGGTTTATATGAAAAATAGTATgaggggcagcttgggtggctctgtggtttagtgccaccttcagccaggggcctgatcctggagacccgggatcgaggcccacgtcaggctccctgcatggagcctgcttctcccactacttctctctctctctctgtctttatttataaataaataaataaaatcaatctctctctctctctctctctctctctctctctctctctccctctgtctttatttatttatgaataaataaataaaatcttaaaaaaaaagatagtatgaggatgaatgaaaaagcaaaggGAACAAAATAGAGCTCAAAGGAATGATTTTAAGGAACTGTGAGTAAGAACTGagatataaagaataaaagttgGATACTAAATAGTAAATTGTTGAGATTATTAATATGTCAGCATTACTGTTATTTCTTATTCTAGACAAAGACCTTGTGAATTAATTAAGACTGAGAAAATCCACAAAAGCTTGTAAGGTTTGAAGTGAAAAATAGCCTGATGACGTGCTCCAGAAAGATGGACAGAAAGAAACAATACTGATTTTTTAGTGGTCGTAACTCTTGAGAGAGTTCTTCACTTGAAAAACCTACCATGTGGTCCAATAACAGTGCTGCTCCCTTCTTGCTAACTGGCTTCCTGGGCTCAGAGGCAATTCACCACTGGATCTCTATTCCCTTCTTTATGATCTACTTCTTCATCCTTTTGGGCAATGGCACACTTTTCTTCCTCATTTGGAACGACTCCAGCCTTCATGAGCCCATGTACTATTTCCTGGCTATGCTGGCAGGTACAGACCTTGGGATGACACTAACTACAATGCCCACAGTCCTGGGTGTCTTATTGCTGGACCAGAGGGAAATTTCCCAGGGTGCCTGTTTCACTCAGTCCTACTTCATTCATACCCTGGCCATTGTGGAATCGGGTGTGTTGCTTGCCATGGCCTATGACCGATTCATCGCCATCCGCACTCCTCTGAGGTATAACTCCATTCTTACCAATTCTCGGGTGATGAAGGTAGGACTGGGTGTACTAATGAGGGGCTTTATGTCCATTGTGCCCCCAATCATGCCACTCTACTGGTTCCCATATTGCCGTTCCCATGTTCTTTCCCATGCCTTTTGCCTCCACCAAGATGTCATGAAACTTGCCTGTGCTGATATTACATTTAATCGTGTGTACCCAGTCATTCTGGTTGCTTTGACTTTCTTCCTAGATGCTCTCATTATACTCTTCTCTTATATTTTAATCCTGAAGACAGTTATGGGTATTGCCTCTAGAGAAGAGAGAGCTAAGGCCCTTAACACCTGTGTCTCACATATTAGCAGTGTCCTGGTCTTTTATATTACTGTGATTGGCCTGACTTTCATCCACAGGTTTGGGAAGCATGCACCACATGTGGTCCACATCACCATGAGCTACGtctactttctctttcctccattcATGAACCCCATTATATATAGTATGAAGACCAAGCAAATTCAGAGAGGCTTCATTCGCCTATTTTCTCTACACAATAGGGCTTGAGCTTTCATTTCAACAATCTTGAGATTTCTGGgattttttcatttcctgttaTTGGAAGAGAAGCTTGGTTTTATACTCAGTGTCTTTTTTCAGAGTTATATGAGACATAAAACTATACGTTGACTTGTGCCTTGGCATCTTTATATTAGAGCTATTGTTCtcctttctttattatttgtccATCCACTGAGTGTTCCCTCAGAAGATATCATCCCCAACCGCTCTCTTTATCTGACTTCTTGCTGATTGCCTTGTTGTCTTCACTGGCCCTGCCTCCTCTGATAGCTCACTTGAGCCTCTTAGCATCATTATCAGATGCTATCACTACTGAACAGCTGGATGCAAAAGTATTATTGACAGATGGGGCCAGGGAGAAAAATGCATTGTAATAGGGATAAGCACAGGTTAGTCAAATATATCCATGCAAACAGAGTTTGTGGTCAAAATGAGAGGaaatttttctctccttcatgtTCTCATCAGATTAAAAGAAAGTATTCAGCCCATCAATCATTCCTTAAATGGGACCCTGCATATCTGCTAAAGACTTGGTGGAGGGTTAGGTAACTCAAACTATTGCATCTGAGAGATGAGTGAGGGTGGGTGATCCTaacagaagggagaaggaagtcGGCAAGGCTATGTTTATGAGAGTATATATAAAATCcacattattttattctatgtcAATGGGCTTTATTTATGAATAACATGTGTAAGAAAGTGTGCCTGTTTGCATGTAAGTGTTTCAGTAT from Canis aureus isolate CA01 chromosome 23, VMU_Caureus_v.1.0, whole genome shotgun sequence includes the following:
- the LOC144295382 gene encoding olfactory receptor 51B4-like, which translates into the protein MWSNNSAAPFLLTGFLGSEAIHHWISIPFFMIYFFILLGNGTLFFLIWNDSSLHEPMYYFLAMLAGTDLGMTLTTMPTVLGVLLLDQREISQGACFTQSYFIHTLAIVESGVLLAMAYDRFIAIRTPLRYNSILTNSRVMKVGLGVLMRGFMSIVPPIMPLYWFPYCRSHVLSHAFCLHQDVMKLACADITFNRVYPVILVALTFFLDALIILFSYILILKTVMGIASREERAKALNTCVSHISSVLVFYITVIGLTFIHRFGKHAPHVVHITMSYVYFLFPPFMNPIIYSMKTKQIQRGFIRLFSLHNRA